Genomic window (Chloroflexota bacterium):
CAGCCTCGAAGATGGCGTTGACGGGGCAGACGGGCTCGCATGCGGCGCAGTCTATGCACTCGTCCGGGTTGATGAAGAGCTGTTTGGCCGCGGCGAAATCGGGCTCGCTATCGCGCGGGTGGATGCAGTCCACCGGGCAGACCTCCACACAGGAGAGGTCTTTAACGTTGACGCAGGGCTCGGTGATGACGTAGGCCATCGGAACGGGACCTCCATAAGCTACCGGCGCACTCCCGCGCGCCGTCGTAAGATGCTCACAACCCGACGATTGTACCAGGTGCGACTGCCGCTGTCGCCTCCGGTGTATTGTTTCTGGTAGCGCATACGGGATTCGAACCCGTGATTTTCGCCTTGAGAGGGCGACGTCCTTGGCCGCTAGACGAATGCGCCATGTGGCTGGGGATCCTGGATTCGAACCAGGGCTCGCAGATCCAGAGTCTGCTGTCCTACCGCTAGACGAATCCCCAACGCAAAGTGCCACCCCGAAGGATTCAGGGCACCTTCAGATTTTACCGGTTTAGGGCAGGGCTGACAACTTGAGAGAGGGAAATAGCTATCCACTGAGAACACTGAAGTCGCTGAATGGGAAGGGGAGGGCTTATCCACCGAGGGCACAGAGAGCACAGAGGTGAGGAAGAGGTTCAGGGAGCAGGGAGCAAGGTTCAGGATGTGGAGAATGATCCACTGAACGGAGGCAGCGGATGGGGGTCAATTTTTGAGGAGGGGGAGGGTGGAGCGCATCCGGGAGAGGCAGCGGTCACGGCCGAGGACGGCCATGGTTTCAAAGAGGGGAGGAGTTGCCGTTTTGCCGGTGACGGCAACGCGGACGACGCCGAAGAGTTGGCCCGTTTTGAGGCCAAGCTGATCGGCGAGGGGACGCATGGCGGCTTCAAGGGTAGGCGCATCGAACGGGTCGGCGGCTTCGGCCCTGGCGAGGGCGGCTTCGAGGGCTTTTGCGGCGGCGGCCTTGTCCATGCCCTTTGGGACAAGGTCTTTCTCTGCAGGAGAGACCTTGGGCAGGAAGAAGAAATCGGAGAGGGCAGGGGCATCGTTCAAGGTTTTCATACGGTCTTTGATGAGGGGGACGATAGCGCGGACATAGGCCGTATCAACGGGGCGCAGGGCCTCCGGCGGAAGCTTTTGCTCCAGGATAGGGGCTATCCGGGCGGCGAGATCGTCCTCGGCGATCTTCTCTCGGATGTAGAGGCCGTTCATCCACGAGAGCTTCTCCAGGTTGAAGATAGCCCCTGTTGCGCCGACACGGGCCACATCGAAGTGCTTGATGAGGTCATCGCGGCTGATGATTTCCGTCTTGTCGTCCAGGGACCAGCCGAGGAGGGCGAGGAAGTTCATCATGGCCTCGGGCAGGTAGCCCTGGTCGCGGTATTCCAGGAGAGAGGTGGCGCCGTGGCGCTTGCTGAGCTTGGAGCGGTCCGGGCCCAGGATGAGGGGCATGTGGGCGAAGACGGGAGGCGTCCAGCCGAAGGCCTCATAGAGCAGCTTGTGGCGAGGGGTGCTGGGGAGCCACTCATCG
Coding sequences:
- a CDS encoding ferredoxin family protein; the protein is MAYVITEPCVNVKDLSCVEVCPVDCIHPRDSEPDFAAAKQLFINPDECIDCAACEPVCPVNAIFEADAVPANWKNYIQTNKDFYSNRKV
- a CDS encoding glutamate--tRNA ligase, whose product is MTHSVRVRYAPSPTGIPHVGNIRTALFNWLFARRHGGSFIVRIEDTDQARKVEGATRAILESLHWLGIDWDEGPDWRPGMSGDDFAGKGTFGPYFQSQRRDLYHQWAQTLIAGGHAYVCTCAAERLEALRKLQQEKGIPPMYDRHCRSKDLPSEGQHVIRFKIPIGGATSFHDVIRGDITYKNETLDDFVLLKSDGFPTYHLANVVDDHFMEITHVLRADEWLPSTPRHKLLYEAFGWTPPVFAHMPLILGPDRSKLSKRHGATSLLEYRDQGYLPEAMMNFLALLGWSLDDKTEIISRDDLIKHFDVARVGATGAIFNLEKLSWMNGLYIREKIAEDDLAARIAPILEQKLPPEALRPVDTAYVRAIVPLIKDRMKTLNDAPALSDFFFLPKVSPAEKDLVPKGMDKAAAAKALEAALARAEAADPFDAPTLEAAMRPLADQLGLKTGQLFGVVRVAVTGKTATPPLFETMAVLGRDRCLSRMRSTLPLLKN